The following are encoded together in the Vespa velutina chromosome 3, iVesVel2.1, whole genome shotgun sequence genome:
- the LOC124947826 gene encoding E3 ubiquitin-protein ligase TRIM33-like isoform X2: protein MEARNNEQTPEVTVKTEPLDQNNAKSDIQQSQVQTACTEKECEQRIECTTESQETETRAFLSKCVFCGKTFTIGDDPKLLECLHAACTTCVNNKITDHNTSVDVDILLESNVIACQVCNVTSQIENLIENRFISKIIEEDVNMGTDDESTETEEEKKCTSCHDNAIATSWCVECEEFICQSCVMAHQRLKITKDHTIKPKEEVANDRDNIKKGIKKIPGYLFCTIHPHEQLSLFCQTCDRLTCRDCQLSDHRDHKYKFIHEIAAETRSSVSTLLKEVSYKRVLLRSAMKVIEDRQILILEKKKNLVQDITQMVVQLTNAINTRGKQLVMRLNEVCDQKQNTLNEKKVALDQLSKLTDHCIQFVSHALNKGTDMELLYSKKSVTSHLQRIKSRRADIPNPEIPVRIHLSFEKVPDLIKVVSSIGAIVVDGRVYPSMSPSASSGTPCALFHEQQSEQKQTNTSINTPMENPVISAPLPIVTQQSNNIQQNSYQQVPLHLTTQQQQAPTQNYMQHFSAHNMPPRSSPQVQHPYNSRLQQPLMMPQRPLSGCHQQVTSSTHPHQQVHIEQLGQNTSLRGLLAHNPPPFRPSINNVPYRLLPYRYPAGNSQRPVPPHTYQPTNTPVVSGIRLQQCNPPSPSTQHINYNTMQQPAARWHIPQNVNVCLPFYGSRHQSAPLMTVPVNDTYKITLKNQQPNNQKYTNTSVTTNSDMPPQSQNAVSVGHAVSSSVPKTPSPVPPGKTDETEKSLDKFCQKSLNDLMLTIAKLDSNGIVVIPEAQKNQMDSAQVDSSTDEGMNAMVENSSASMTKDDPNEDWCAVCMDGGDAVLCCDKCPKVFHLYCHIPSLKSFPDESETWQCMLCTNVLDCSDDPPGEKKPNTMSAKELRIAQRVVLELYCQYEQSLPFREIVSPEIVDYHRIIKKPIALDVIKDKLKTDHPNHYTDLRQVMTDIRLMFKNAFIYNPVESQVYQEARNLEEFFEKLLLKWAPNYAYDDPFLSANKEEDEDVFPPNRKYRRIITD from the exons atggaAGCCAGAAATAACGAACAAACACCAGAAGTAACTGTTAAAACAGAACCATTGGATCAAAACAATGCTAAGTCAGATATACAGCAATCCCAAGTACAGACTGCTTGTACAGAAAAAGAATGTGAACAGCGTATTGAATGTACCACAGAATCTCAAGAGACGGAAACCCGagcatttttatcaaaatgtgTATTTTGTGGGAAAACATTTACCATCGGTGATGATCCTAAACTTTTGGAGTGTTTACATGCAGCTTGTACTACatgtgttaataataaaattacagaTCATAATACATCTGTTGATGTTGATATTTTAT TGGAAAGCAATGTTATTGCTTGCCAAGTCTGCAATGTTACCAgtcaaatagaaaatttaattgagaatagatttatttcaaaaattattgaagaagATGTTAATATGGGAACAGATGACGAATCTacagaaacagaagaagagaaaaaatgtacTAGTTGTCATGATAATGCTATTGCTACTAGTTGGTGTGTGGAATGTGAGGAATTCATTTGTCAAAGTTGTGTCATG gCTCATCAAAGactaaaaataacaaaagatcaTACAATTAAACCAAAGGAAGAAGTTGCAAATGAtagagataatattaaaaagggtattaaaaaaatacctggttatttattttgtactaTTCATCCTCATGAacaattatccttattttgtCAGACCTGCGATAGATTAACTTGTAGGGATTGTCAACTAAGTGATCATCGCGATCATAAGTATAAATTCATCCATGAAATTGCTGCAGAAACAAGATCTTCTGTCTCAACTCTTTTAAAGGAAGTTag ttataaACGAGTTTTATTACGAAGTGCTATGAAAGTTATAGAAGATAGACAAATCttaattttggaaaaaaagaagaatttagtTCAAGATATAACTCAGATGGTAGTACA attaaCAAATGCTATTAATACACGAGGTAAACAATTAGTCATGCGCCTAAATGAAGTCTGCGATCAGAAACAAAACacattaaatgaaaagaaagtggCTTTGGATCAATTGTCTAAACTTACAGATCATTGTATACAGTTTGTAAGTCATGCTTTGAATAAGGGTACAGATATGGAACTTTTGTATAGTAAAAA ATCTGTTACAAGTCATTTACAACGCATAAAAAGCCGACGTGCTGATATCCCTAATCCAGAAATACCAGTTAGAATACATCTGTCTTTTGAAAAAGTACCAGATTTAATAAAAG TTGTTTCATCTATTGGAGCAATAGTTGTAGATGGAAGAGTATATCCTTCAATGTCTCCATCTGCTAGTTCAGGTACACCGTGTGCACTATTTCACGAGCAGCAGTCTGAACAGAAGCAAACAAATACTTCTATAAATACACCTATGGAAAATCCAGTTATTAGTGCCCCTCTTCCTATTGTAACACAGCAGTCCAACAATATACAACAAAATTCTTATCAACAAGTTCCTCTTCATCTAACAACTCAACAACAGCAAGCACCAACTCAAAATTACATGCAACATTTCTCTGCGCACAATATGCCTCCACGTTCATCTCCACAAGTACAACATCCTTATAATAGTAGATTGCAACAACCACTCATGATGCCGCAACGTCCATTAAGTGGTTGTCATCAACAAGTTACATCATCTACACATCCACATCAACAAGTGCATATAGAGCAACTTGGTCAAAATACAAGTCTACGTGGTCTTTTAGCACATAATCCTCCTCCATTTCGACCTTCTATTAATAATGTACCATATCGTTTGTTACCATATCGATATCCTGCTGGAAATTCTCAGAGACCTGTACCACCACATACATACCAACCAACAAATACACCTGTAGTATCAGGTATACGATTACAGCAATGTAATCCCCCTTCTCCATCAACTCAACACATAAATTATAACACAATGCAGCAACCCGCAGCACGATGGCATATTCCTCAAAATGTTAATGTATGTCTTCCATTTTATGGATCTCGACATCAATCTGCACCACTTATGACAGTTCCTGTTAATGACACATACaagataacattaaaaaatcaacAACCAAATAATCAAAAGTACACCAATACCAGTGTGACTACTAATTCAGATATGCCACCGCAATCTCAAAATGCAGTATCTGTGGGACATGCAGTAAGTTCGTCAGTACCTAAAACACCCAGTCCTGTGCCACCTGGCAAAACAGATGAAACAGAGAAAAGTTTAGATAAATTTTGtcaaaaatcattaaatgatCTAATGCTCACAATTGCGAAATTAGATAGCAATGGTATTGTGGTAATACCAGAAGctcaaaaaaatcaaatggatTCTGCTCAAGTGGACAGTTCCACTGACGAAGGAATGAATGCTATGGTAGAAAATTCTTCAG CATCCATGACGAAGGACGATCCGAATGAAGACTGGTGTGCAGTATGCATGGATGGCGGAGATGCAGTATTGTGTTGCGATAAATGTCCAAAAGTCTTCCATCTCTATTGTCATATCCCTAGCTTGAAATCATTTCCAGA tgAAAGTGAAACTTGGCAATGTATGCTATGTACAAATGTACTTGATTGCTCAGATGATCCACCTGGAGAAAAAAAGCCGAATACTATGAGTGCCAAGGAGCTAAGAATAGCCCAAAGAGTCGTTTTAGAACTATATTGTCAATATGAGCAAAGTTTACCTTTTCGGGAAATCGTATCTCCAGag atagTTGATTACCATCGCATCATTAAGAAGCCTATTGCATTGGATGTAATCAAAGATAAGTTAAAAACTGATCATCCAAATCATTATACAGATTTAAGACAAGTCATGACAGATATTAGATTGATGTTTAAAAACGCCTTTATTTATAACCCT gTGGAATCACAAGTATATCAAGAAGCACGTAATTTAGAGGAATTCTTTGAAAAGCTATTGTTAAAATGGGCTCCAAATTATGCATACGatgatccttttctctctgctaataaagaagaagatgaagacgtCTTTCCtccaaatagaaaatatcggCGTATAATCactgattaa
- the LOC124947770 gene encoding glycine-rich cell wall structural protein-like: MWEYRAIGLLALLAILVSAHAEVSFLSYAKKIHDPVIITLREKRGAGYGGGSGAYSSASSSANANAYGGANSFASSSAQASAQAGGKSSALSTANANAGAGGYGSGSGGGGGLGGGGGLGGGHGGGLGGGGGLGGGGCGSGGCGGGSGSGGYGGGGSGGGGYGGGGSGGGGYGGGGSGLGGGHGGGGSGGGGYGGGGSGLGGGSGLGGGHGGGGSGGGGYGSGGSGLGGGSGLGGGSGLGGGHGGGGYGGGGSGLGGGHGGGGSGGYGGSGSGGYGGGGSGLGGGSGLGGGHGGGSGGGGCGAGGCGGGSGSGGYGGGSSGAGGYGGGGSGAGGYGGGGSGSGGYGGGPVKGTPIGGGYGGGGGGYGGGSSGSGGYGGGSAGSGGYGGSSGGGHGGGGGLGGGGGHGGGLGGGLGGGLGGGLGGGLGGGLGGGLGGGLGGSGAGGYGGGSGSASASANAQASANAGSSGGGGGCGGSCGGGYGGHGGHGPGTDIFSRIGGIDEGASQSGSVHGAKGVYSSSAANIDSTGKGSYKVSAGKIP; this comes from the exons ATGTGGGAGTACCGAGCTATCGGCCTTCTGGCCTTGCTGGCCATTCTAGTGTCCGCTCATGCTGAAG tatcgtttctttcttacgCGAAGAAGATCCATGATCCAGTGATAATTACTCTTCGCGAAAAGAGAGGTGCTGGATACGGCGGAGGTTCCGGTGCATACAGTTCAGCAAGCAGTTCTGCCAATGCTAATGCATATGGTGGTGCCAATAGTTTTGCAAGCTCAAGTGCACAAGCCAGTGCACAAGCCGGAGGAAAATCGTCAGCCCTATCCACTGCCAATGCCAACGCTGGAGCAGGTGGATATGGTAGTGGATCCGGAGGCGGTGGTGGActaggaggaggtggtggattAGGCGGTGGTCACGGAGGAGGAttaggaggaggtggtggattAGGCGGTGGTGGTTGTGGATCTGGTGGTTGCGGAGGTGGTAGCGGATCGGGTGGATATGGAGGTGGCGGCAGCGGAGGCGGTGGATATGGAGGTGGCGGCAGCGGAGGTGGAGGTTATGGAGGCGGAGGAAGCGGATTAGGCGGAGGTCACGGAGGTGGTGGTAGCGGAGGTGGTGGTTATGGAGGCGGAGGAAGCGGATTAGGTGGAGGAAGCGGATTAGGCGGAGGTCACGGAGGTGGTGGTAGCGGAGGTGGTGGTTATGGAAGCGGAGGAAGTGGATTAGGCGGAGGAAGCGGATTAGGCGGAGGAAGCGGATTAGGCGGAGGTCACGGAGGTGGTGGTTATGGAGGCGGAGGAAGCGGATTAGGCGGAGGTCACGGAGGTGGCGGAAGCGGTGGTTATGGAGGTAGTGGAAGCGGTGGTTATGGAGGCGGTGGAAGCGGATTAGGCGGTGGAAGTGGATTAGGCGGTGGTCACGGAGGAGGATCAGGCGGCGGTGGTTGTGGAGCTGGTGGCTGTGGAGGTGGTAGCGGATCCGGTGGATACGGGGGTGGTAGTAGCGGAGCCGGTGGATACGGAGGTGGTGGTAGCGGAGCCGGAGGATATGGAGGTGGCGGTAGCGGAAGTGGTGGATACGGAGGTGGTCCTGTAAAAGGCACACCAATTGGTGGAg GTtacggcggtggtggtggtggataCGGAGGTGGAAGTAGTGGCTCCGGTGGATACGGTGGTGGATCTGCAG GTTCTGGTGGATATGGAGGAAGTAGTGGAGGAGGTcatggaggaggtggaggccTCGGCGGTGGAGGTGGACATGGTGGAGGTCTAGGTGGAGGACTTGGCGGAGGTTTAGGTGGAGGACTTGGTGGAGGACTTGGCGGAGGTTTAGGCGGAGGTTTAGGTGGAGGACTAGGTGGAAGTGGCGCAGGCGGCTACGgaggtggtagtggtagtgctAGTGCAAGTGCAAATGCACAGGCTAGTGCTAATGCAGGAAGCtctggtggaggtggtggttgCGGCGGAAGCTGCGGTGGTGGCTATGGCGGTCATGGTGGTCATGGCCCTGGTACAGA tATTTTCTCCCGTATTGGTGGCATAGATGAAGGAGCAAGTCAAAGTGGTAGTGTGCACGGTGCAAAAGGTGTTTACAGCAGTAGTGCCGCAAATATTGATTCGACCGGTAAAGGATCCTACAAAGTATCTGCTGGAAAAATCCCATGA
- the LOC124947826 gene encoding E3 ubiquitin-protein ligase TRIM33-like isoform X1 yields the protein MEARNNEQTPEVTVKTEPLDQNNAKSDIQQSQVQTACTEKECEQRIECTTESQETETRAFLSKCVFCGKTFTIGDDPKLLECLHAACTTCVNNKITDHNTSVDVDILLESNVIACQVCNVTSQIENLIENRFISKIIEEDVNMGTDDESTETEEEKKCTSCHDNAIATSWCVECEEFICQSCVMAHQRLKITKDHTIKPKEEVANDRDNIKKGIKKIPGYLFCTIHPHEQLSLFCQTCDRLTCRDCQLSDHRDHKYKFIHEIAAETRSSVSTLLKEVSYKRVLLRSAMKVIEDRQILILEKKKNLVQDITQMVVQLTNAINTRGKQLVMRLNEVCDQKQNTLNEKKVALDQLSKLTDHCIQFVSHALNKGTDMELLYSKKSVTSHLQRIKSRRADIPNPEIPVRIHLSFEKVPDLIKVVSSIGAIVVDGRVYPSMSPSASSGTPCALFHEQQSEQKQTNTSINTPMENPVISAPLPIVTQQSNNIQQNSYQQVPLHLTTQQQQAPTQNYMQHFSAHNMPPRSSPQVQHPYNSRLQQPLMMPQRPLSGCHQQVTSSTHPHQQVHIEQLGQNTSLRGLLAHNPPPFRPSINNVPYRLLPYRYPAGNSQRPVPPHTYQPTNTPVVSGIRLQQCNPPSPSTQHINYNTMQQPAARWHIPQNVNVCLPFYGSRHQSAPLMTVPVNDTYKITLKNQQPNNQKYTNTSVTTNSDMPPQSQNAVSVGHAVSSSVPKTPSPVPPGKTDETEKSLDKFCQKSLNDLMLTIAKLDSNGIVVIPEAQKNQMDSAQVDSSTDEGMNAMVENSSDNPKNTTASMTKDDPNEDWCAVCMDGGDAVLCCDKCPKVFHLYCHIPSLKSFPDESETWQCMLCTNVLDCSDDPPGEKKPNTMSAKELRIAQRVVLELYCQYEQSLPFREIVSPEIVDYHRIIKKPIALDVIKDKLKTDHPNHYTDLRQVMTDIRLMFKNAFIYNPVESQVYQEARNLEEFFEKLLLKWAPNYAYDDPFLSANKEEDEDVFPPNRKYRRIITD from the exons atggaAGCCAGAAATAACGAACAAACACCAGAAGTAACTGTTAAAACAGAACCATTGGATCAAAACAATGCTAAGTCAGATATACAGCAATCCCAAGTACAGACTGCTTGTACAGAAAAAGAATGTGAACAGCGTATTGAATGTACCACAGAATCTCAAGAGACGGAAACCCGagcatttttatcaaaatgtgTATTTTGTGGGAAAACATTTACCATCGGTGATGATCCTAAACTTTTGGAGTGTTTACATGCAGCTTGTACTACatgtgttaataataaaattacagaTCATAATACATCTGTTGATGTTGATATTTTAT TGGAAAGCAATGTTATTGCTTGCCAAGTCTGCAATGTTACCAgtcaaatagaaaatttaattgagaatagatttatttcaaaaattattgaagaagATGTTAATATGGGAACAGATGACGAATCTacagaaacagaagaagagaaaaaatgtacTAGTTGTCATGATAATGCTATTGCTACTAGTTGGTGTGTGGAATGTGAGGAATTCATTTGTCAAAGTTGTGTCATG gCTCATCAAAGactaaaaataacaaaagatcaTACAATTAAACCAAAGGAAGAAGTTGCAAATGAtagagataatattaaaaagggtattaaaaaaatacctggttatttattttgtactaTTCATCCTCATGAacaattatccttattttgtCAGACCTGCGATAGATTAACTTGTAGGGATTGTCAACTAAGTGATCATCGCGATCATAAGTATAAATTCATCCATGAAATTGCTGCAGAAACAAGATCTTCTGTCTCAACTCTTTTAAAGGAAGTTag ttataaACGAGTTTTATTACGAAGTGCTATGAAAGTTATAGAAGATAGACAAATCttaattttggaaaaaaagaagaatttagtTCAAGATATAACTCAGATGGTAGTACA attaaCAAATGCTATTAATACACGAGGTAAACAATTAGTCATGCGCCTAAATGAAGTCTGCGATCAGAAACAAAACacattaaatgaaaagaaagtggCTTTGGATCAATTGTCTAAACTTACAGATCATTGTATACAGTTTGTAAGTCATGCTTTGAATAAGGGTACAGATATGGAACTTTTGTATAGTAAAAA ATCTGTTACAAGTCATTTACAACGCATAAAAAGCCGACGTGCTGATATCCCTAATCCAGAAATACCAGTTAGAATACATCTGTCTTTTGAAAAAGTACCAGATTTAATAAAAG TTGTTTCATCTATTGGAGCAATAGTTGTAGATGGAAGAGTATATCCTTCAATGTCTCCATCTGCTAGTTCAGGTACACCGTGTGCACTATTTCACGAGCAGCAGTCTGAACAGAAGCAAACAAATACTTCTATAAATACACCTATGGAAAATCCAGTTATTAGTGCCCCTCTTCCTATTGTAACACAGCAGTCCAACAATATACAACAAAATTCTTATCAACAAGTTCCTCTTCATCTAACAACTCAACAACAGCAAGCACCAACTCAAAATTACATGCAACATTTCTCTGCGCACAATATGCCTCCACGTTCATCTCCACAAGTACAACATCCTTATAATAGTAGATTGCAACAACCACTCATGATGCCGCAACGTCCATTAAGTGGTTGTCATCAACAAGTTACATCATCTACACATCCACATCAACAAGTGCATATAGAGCAACTTGGTCAAAATACAAGTCTACGTGGTCTTTTAGCACATAATCCTCCTCCATTTCGACCTTCTATTAATAATGTACCATATCGTTTGTTACCATATCGATATCCTGCTGGAAATTCTCAGAGACCTGTACCACCACATACATACCAACCAACAAATACACCTGTAGTATCAGGTATACGATTACAGCAATGTAATCCCCCTTCTCCATCAACTCAACACATAAATTATAACACAATGCAGCAACCCGCAGCACGATGGCATATTCCTCAAAATGTTAATGTATGTCTTCCATTTTATGGATCTCGACATCAATCTGCACCACTTATGACAGTTCCTGTTAATGACACATACaagataacattaaaaaatcaacAACCAAATAATCAAAAGTACACCAATACCAGTGTGACTACTAATTCAGATATGCCACCGCAATCTCAAAATGCAGTATCTGTGGGACATGCAGTAAGTTCGTCAGTACCTAAAACACCCAGTCCTGTGCCACCTGGCAAAACAGATGAAACAGAGAAAAGTTTAGATAAATTTTGtcaaaaatcattaaatgatCTAATGCTCACAATTGCGAAATTAGATAGCAATGGTATTGTGGTAATACCAGAAGctcaaaaaaatcaaatggatTCTGCTCAAGTGGACAGTTCCACTGACGAAGGAATGAATGCTATGGTAGAAAATTCTTCAG ATAATCCAAAAAATACTACAGCATCCATGACGAAGGACGATCCGAATGAAGACTGGTGTGCAGTATGCATGGATGGCGGAGATGCAGTATTGTGTTGCGATAAATGTCCAAAAGTCTTCCATCTCTATTGTCATATCCCTAGCTTGAAATCATTTCCAGA tgAAAGTGAAACTTGGCAATGTATGCTATGTACAAATGTACTTGATTGCTCAGATGATCCACCTGGAGAAAAAAAGCCGAATACTATGAGTGCCAAGGAGCTAAGAATAGCCCAAAGAGTCGTTTTAGAACTATATTGTCAATATGAGCAAAGTTTACCTTTTCGGGAAATCGTATCTCCAGag atagTTGATTACCATCGCATCATTAAGAAGCCTATTGCATTGGATGTAATCAAAGATAAGTTAAAAACTGATCATCCAAATCATTATACAGATTTAAGACAAGTCATGACAGATATTAGATTGATGTTTAAAAACGCCTTTATTTATAACCCT gTGGAATCACAAGTATATCAAGAAGCACGTAATTTAGAGGAATTCTTTGAAAAGCTATTGTTAAAATGGGCTCCAAATTATGCATACGatgatccttttctctctgctaataaagaagaagatgaagacgtCTTTCCtccaaatagaaaatatcggCGTATAATCactgattaa